TATGCTTatgaaattgtgttaaattattATCAGCTAATAaccatcaaaagaaaaagtcatCATGatgttttttaatcaaatatttccATTATCTCGTGGATGGTATTGTTTTCCGTTAATTGGGTAAAATTGCTATACCCTAAGGATTAGATGTAACTGGTATGGAGTTGAGcgttacaaatattttaaattcggATGAATCATATcagtttaaataattaagttatataatatattttgatagattATGGTAATGAaccgaaataaaaaaataaggttttAAGATAATGTATTGGTAGAATGGATTTATTCGGATAAAAGAGTTAAGGTATGATTTGAATATATTTCGATAcagaattaataaaattaaaagtaacaaagatattttaatttattctaatcCATTGAagctattttttttaagaatatcGAGAtgaaaattatcataaattgaattattgatttcttttctaCAAGTTGCCACATTGTATGATTAAGTTAAACCgttaaatagtataaaatacaTTTCCGTCTTTCATTTCTATCAATTCTTCTTGCAGCAAAACTTGAGAAGCACGAAATTTAACTGCCCCCAAAACTTTTCATGCcatgagaaaatatatataagagagGTAAACTCCACAGTTCCACCATTAAGCTTCAAAAGACGTATTTGGAGTctaattattttcatatcaaaTGCTGAAAGGTCATTTGTCAACCATCTGATTAAGCCTAAGAATCTTGGTTACAGAATCAGTCTATTTAAAAGTGATGTTTGCTATCCCTTCAATCCTCAGCTTGATCAGTGATCCCCTCCCTGCCCATGGAACTGCTAGCAAACGATGGATCAGAATCTTGAGGAGAGTCTTCAAACTCCTCTTTGTACATTTCTTCTATCATAGGCTTCCACAATCGAACTCGAGCATTTATAAACCAGTTTGATATCTGAATTTTGACAATGATAACAAGCACCAAAATATTgggattaaaaagaaataaatcatcaattgaGCAGATGCAAATGGATAGAAGGGATCGTACTTGATTCTTGGTCAGGCCTGTCTGTGATGCTAACATTAGCTTCTCCGAGTCTGTTGGATAACTGTTAAGAACCATGCAACAAAATGGTAAGAATTTTGTGTTACATCGACTCAAATGCAGAAAGTGGTTGAACTCAAAATATGCACTTACGGGTGAAGGAAGTGTTCGAAAAGCCAGGTACGAAGGATGGCTACGGAGGTTTCTGGCAATCCTCTAATAGGCCTCCAAGCTTGCCTTTGCCTTGGGATCATTCCAAGTTGTTGTTGAAGGGACTGTCGGTTCTGCCTAGAATCTCTATCGAACAGGCTAAGCTGCGACAATCCCCGGTTGATTCTCGGTAAATCGTGCGAAAACTTTCTTCTGATAACattaatatgagatattatgGCATCCCTTAGATTTCCAAAATGCCTGGACATTGCTTGGAGTGCCAAAGCAGTGTACGACTTTGCTGCTCCTAAACCAGCTAGCGACTCGAATGATGAAACCACTTCTTCCATTTGCTGGTAGTATTTCTCAAATCTGAGCTCAACCTGGGGATGAAATAGTAACGAATTCATGAAGTAAAATTCAagtaattttttagttaaaacacGAGTAAACACAACAGAACATCCAACAGGATCATGCTAACCTCCTCCAGTAATCCAATCAGCTTTGCAAGCCTAATTCGGAGCTCGTTTTCGGGCAATAGCATCTCATTACTGCAGAATTCTGCTTTTAGTTCAGAGGAAAGTCTTGCATTTCCTCCTCTGTCGCCTAGATATAACTTCCCAAAGAAATTTTCGTCGACATTTTTGCCACCAATATTGACAAGTTCATGTAGGAGGGACTCAGTTGGCTTTAGATACCTCGAATTCACTATAGCAGTGGCAAATGATTCTGCTGCTCCATACGTAGTCAATAGGGATCGGTGCAGTGAGGTGGAAGGTGAAGCAAATGTGTTAACTGTGAAATTGTAGTCATCCCTTAAGTTTCCCACGCCTGGATTACAAGCTTCTCTATCTTCAGCCCTGGAAAGCAAGTAACTAGGACTTGTAATACCAGAATTTAAGGAAGGATCAAGCATGTGAGAACCGAGAGATAGTGACAGCCTTTGGGTTTGGTGGTTGGTCTCGTTAGCTGCTCCAAGAAGGTCCATCAAGTGTCTGGTCTGGCTAATATCTGATTCATCAGTGACAATGGGAGATGGAAGGAGATCCATCGATCTGGACATTCTTTCCCCGAGAGAATGAATGGTAGGCAATAAACCAAGGGACTGGGGAAATGTGTTGTGGTTGCCTCTCAAAGTAGAGCCATAGGCATCAAAAGGTTGACCTCCGAATTGGTTTCGGCTATTAATAGGATCCGAGACGATAAAATGGTGCAGCATACTGGAAGTTGGATTTGGAGGTGAATCTCGGGAAACCATAGTGACTGAAATGGAAGCTAAAGGTTTTGAAAGTTGCTAATTGACCTTCAAATGCGAGGAGAAGAAATTATTTATCAAGAATCTGGAAGAACAGTGAGTCAACTAGAATTATTGAGCCATACACATACATACGGAAAGTAAAAGCAGAGGCAAATTACCATTCCGCGTGAAAAGCATTAAAAGCGAGTTAGGAATTAGATAAGACTCTGCTTGAAACAAGGTGGATATATTCATCAACAGATgacaaaaaacaaatatgaaagCTGCCGGGCATTAAACACAGGGCCACCTGAATTAATATGGCTGACAAAATTGAAATGGAAACTCTGTGCTGACTTTTGCACCCAATGCAGCCGAGATCTAAAGCCACAAATCATGCGATCATAATAAGATCACTAGCCGTAAGCAAGACTTAACCTTGAAAAGAAAACCCTTCAAAACTAAGCTGATGGGAACCAGGAGAAAGGGAGGGGAAATGCAGTAAAAAATAATGTAGCCAAGTGATGTGTTAAAAGCATGGATGGAATGAAGTAAAGGAATGGTATTACTGAAAACAagacaaagaaataaaaaaaactaaggaGCCATTTGTAAGTAACTGAAGACCTGATTGGGATAGATTAACTTTAAGGAACTAACAATAAAACCAAAAAGATAATGGAAGTAACCTGTCTTTAATAAGCATAAAAAATGGAAGGGAAAGTAAGTAACAAAGCATCCATCTGAATGTGGAAAACTGCAAATGTACCTTTGTTCATAGTAGCAACAAATGTTAATAAGGCTTTAGAGGAAAACAATGACTTTTTATCTTACTTCTctggggaaaaagaaaaagaataggtCTAATAGACTAATATACTAAGCAGCCAAAACCTATTAGACCTATAGATTCATAGGCCTCTGCTAGTTCTTCAAAAAGGCAAAGCTAATTGGCTGAGAAGAAATGAATAAGACGTCAGGGAAAGATGGTCCCCGACTTCTTCCCTGACTATAAAACAAGCAAAAGCATCAATCCTTCAGCTTTAATGCCTGCAGTTACATTTCTTTGGGAGACTCAAAAGTAGTTTGAGCTCAAAAACTGTGtaaactctctctctctctctctcgctCGCTCTCTCGCTCGTTCACACAAGGTGAGCTCTACCAATATGTTAAATTCTGCTGTGTGTAGCGTTGCTGCTGTAATCTGCAAAAGGAGGAGAAAAAGTGAGCTGTCTTTTGCACACTCCCAGTTTTAAGATTGTTTGCTTGTGAGTCTGTAAAGTGTAAACCGTATTGGAATATCTAACTTTTTTCCTGATATTAGCTGTTGTATTCATGCATAGAGATGTTGAAATGACAATGAAAGCCACAATCTTTCGAGGACATGCACGAAAAAAAAGGTCTCTGATGCTGTCATAGAGATAGACAGAGGGGGGGGCCCAAACCGCCAAAAGGGCTGGTAATTCAATTTGGTTTTGTGAGCTGATAAGATTTATTCTGGGTGTGTGGGGGTTGATCTTTTGGGCTGGTCTGTTTGTTGTATGTTTTCAGTAATGATTGTAACTTTGTTCCTTTGGCCTCCTTCAGTTGTCGCCCTCTGCTTCCGTAACCCTGTAGTTCTTTTTGGGGGGACCTGAAATGCCCACACTAACTACTTTTATAAGTTAAAGCTTGAATAATAAGATTGCAGgagttaaaaaaaacaacaacaaagatgTTGCATGGCTTATGGCCTTGACCCAGTAAATTACCGCATTCATCTTAACTTGGGAAGTAGCTGGGAACAGACATCGTCAAGAAGgcactaatttaatctcaacATGTTGCCTTAGGTTACATTACAATAGATGGAAACTGGAAACTGGAAACTATAGCTTTGCTAGGTTCCATATAGCTGTAAGTACCTAGCTATAAGTACCTCGATAGTTGACCCAAATACGTTGAAACTTGAACGGGGAAAATATTACCATAAATCGAGCATTTTAGCTGAGAGAAATCATATTAGTTGTCAGGggaaaaagcataaaaaatgtGTATCATTGTTTTAGAAACCATTGCATATGATTCAGAGGTACCCACTGCAAAGTGCACACTTGAACCAAAAATGAACATCCAATCAAAAAGTAGATAGACATCAATTATGGTCAGTATAAACATCAAGGATGGGGTGATAATATTAGCCAATATGTATGGATGCAAAGGAAGATGCGAAAATGTGGAACATGTTTGAAGCACAAGTCCATTCAGATTGCAGGTATACGAAAAGGGGGTATCGAGTTGATTAGCAAGATATACAGCTATGGTCCACGAATACAACACACATGTATATATGAACCCATCAACAGTCAGGCTAATATAATCATGAACGTCTCCTAGCTGTTTATATTAACTTAGATTAGCATCTGTGAGTGTGACCATTCAAGAACTAACAGATAGAACAAGCAGAAATGAGTTGAAACGTTTCACATTCAATGGCGTTTGATAATGGTACCATGCTTACCACGTTTCTTCAAGTCTGCATCGATATGACAAAATGTACATGCGTACTTATCTGTAAATAATACATTCAAACTAGCTTCTCTACTAGCTATTCGTAATCACagttatttcaaaaatatcacaCATCAACGTTAAGAATCCCTATTcagcaaaatattttttatacttaaaagAGAGATTCAAACCCGTTTGTAAGGTAAagggtttaataaaatatatgtcaCTTGAGGCAAGCAATATGGGACTTTCAACACTTATTGTCGGTTTacatatgatatttatattccTACTACACCTGATAACATGTTAATTTGCAtgactttttgtgtttaattcggttaatttttgaattgatccCTGTTGAATTAGTggctttatattttaatcttgtCAGGGATGCAAATGGGATGTTATGAGTCAAAAACGAACaataaatgaccaaattgcaacaCAATCAATAAAGTGAGGTCGAATAAAAAATGTGGAAAAAGCCAATGACTCATCAGATTCTTTTGTCTttgtaaaagccaaaattagaaaaaaaaaatctgattttattttttattaaattttaattatgtgttgAGTAGTTAAAGCCAAATTTAgtaaatattatgtatataaatagagCTTTAAGGTGGCTTGGAAAAAACACAGTATGTTTTGCACTTGATTTTCATTTggaattaaatagaattttttttcctcAAAGTTGGTGCGTAGCATTCTTTacttcattttcaattttttgttctttcaaaatttgtttaattgtctTTCAAGtcctttctttttccaatttccaccattttcattcaaat
This sequence is a window from Gossypium raimondii isolate GPD5lz chromosome 5, ASM2569854v1, whole genome shotgun sequence. Protein-coding genes within it:
- the LOC105770745 gene encoding BEL1-like homeodomain protein 11, which produces MVSRDSPPNPTSSMLHHFIVSDPINSRNQFGGQPFDAYGSTLRGNHNTFPQSLGLLPTIHSLGERMSRSMDLLPSPIVTDESDISQTRHLMDLLGAANETNHQTQRLSLSLGSHMLDPSLNSGITSPSYLLSRAEDREACNPGVGNLRDDYNFTVNTFASPSTSLHRSLLTTYGAAESFATAIVNSRYLKPTESLLHELVNIGGKNVDENFFGKLYLGDRGGNARLSSELKAEFCSNEMLLPENELRIRLAKLIGLLEEVELRFEKYYQQMEEVVSSFESLAGLGAAKSYTALALQAMSRHFGNLRDAIISHINVIRRKFSHDLPRINRGLSQLSLFDRDSRQNRQSLQQQLGMIPRQRQAWRPIRGLPETSVAILRTWLFEHFLHPYPTDSEKLMLASQTGLTKNQISNWFINARVRLWKPMIEEMYKEEFEDSPQDSDPSFASSSMGREGITDQAED